DNA sequence from the Manihot esculenta cultivar AM560-2 chromosome 11, M.esculenta_v8, whole genome shotgun sequence genome:
AGTCAACAAGCAGCAGCGGCAACAGGaccactttttatttatttaatttgaaattaagaggaccacttttatgttttaaaggaATTGCTTTTCTTGTTATCGGTATTCGGAAGGGAATTTTTTgggtttcttttctcttttcagaaattaaatcataaaataattttttaatatttatgtataGCTCGTCTTGTTATCTGTATTCAAGAAGGAATTTTTtgggtaaattatttttttcaagaaACAAAATCGTAAAAATAGTTTACAATGAATATAGTAACACTATTCGCATGTATACCAAAGAATTATTATCTGAttgttgaatttttaataaaattattattttatttttattttaaaatcatttagttaaatatttatatattttataaaattaattttttaatccttcatttcataaaaatactgcatttcatttattttaacattaataataatataatataataaccgTCCATAATTCATGCACTAATGCTTAAAAACAGGATTATTATACAGTAAGTCTCTAATTAAGATGATATTCTATCTcacgaaaagaaaaaaaaaatcaaatattttagaTTTCAATTTATCGTTAATATTCATGATTTTAACTATGCAATAAAATTTTACGAGAAATTACTATTACATAATGCAATTTAATAAATTCTTATTACGTTTATAATTAcagattttttatcaattaattaatatcaaactgaatttttaagaaatgtaataattaatttaatatttttacagaataaaaactaataattaCAGAAacacaaatatttttaaattctaaataactttttatatttatttttattttcaatttattaatttaaatatttaaatgactGCTATAAATGCTAATTCTCTtgtatattttttacttatagAGTAATCAAGTATGACACAATTATGACACAGTTTTACTTtggtcaaaataaattaaatataaatatttaaataaaaaatatataaaaaaaattaaagagtggTCTATGCAAGTTTTTATGACAGAAATTatatgtttaatttattttttagttaattttcacacattaaaattaacttttaaactaatttaagtattttccttatatattgatttaatattatcagaataaataattttaaagcatttacattaattatttaaaaatataaagaaaaataaaaaatataatgccTTGCAAACACTTACCCTGTTTTGATAATCTTTCGTTTGAGAtgaattattttgtaaaaataatatttaaaataatttttataaaattatataaaagctttattttttataaaatagtaattttttaaaatttataaaaaaaattgaattctcctattttaaattaaaataaaaattattaaaataaaataaattcaattaaattctcctaaaatttttaattctaaatagaAAGAAGAATACTATtaagtatattttaataaataaattatttttaatgatataagTAGGCGGAATTAGAGTGAGcactattcggtttaaattgaaaaaatcgatcgaattgaattaattttaaaatttagttcggttttttattcaattcggttcgattcgattttaaatttcagaaatttcgattattttgattcggttctattttgatcagaaaaaaaatcaaaaaaatcgaaccgaaccaattagttataataatatgttatttttaataatatagagaaattaaattatattaaaattaaaatattttaattaaattttaaaaaactaaaaataaaatataaaaaataaaaaatttattaaaaatcgaaactgatcaaattaaatcgaatcgaactgaatcaaatcgattcaattcgatttgatttctgatcaaaatcagttcgatttgatttttataaatactaaaattttaattttaggtttattcgatttggtttaattttaaaccgaaccgaccgaatgttaAATCTTAAACGGAATAATGAAGTGGGTTCCTTCGCAATCAcaataataagaagaaaaaaaaaatcatgagtATGATCGATAGAAACCACTGATTTGAAAAGgaaattaagaaagaaaaaggagttTATGATTAATGTATTATTGCATTATATTTTTGTCCTTTATCCTTTTGGTCCCCTCGTTTTAAAAACCAAAATCAAACCAATTATTccttttaaaaaagaaagaaaaggacaTTTCCGATGCCAACTTAATAGAATTAATAATCAGagtaattaattgtgatgaTAATGACGACCATCAccaatcattttattttaaaatatttattatttagtgtctaaaaatatattaaaataattaatttttttattaattttaatcaataaatattttattatttaatttatataatttaaaaaaattattaattaatcttttaatttaaaaaaaaattattaattaatctctatatttaatttaaaaatttactttgatttaattttaatttaaaaaatgtaattatttcgattcaagcaaaatttaaattataaaatatttgataaaattaaatttattagttagaagtattatatcttttttataatataaaaaaattaaataattattaatattaaaatattttaattaaattttaaaatattaaaataaaaaataaaaaataaaaaaaatttattaaaaaatttaacccaCCAAActgatttgaatttaaattgattcgatttaatttaatttggtttttataaatacttaaattttaatttttaatttattttgtttagtTCAGATTTAAACTAAATGTTACCTAATCACTCCTATATAgatcaataatattttaaattttttttataaaaatattttatattaatgatttttttaataattgtacCCTATATtctagttaaaaattaaatccattTTAACATGAAAAactctaaattaataaaaaaattaattagagtaatattaaaatctaaaaatagatttagagtattttttttaattataattaaacctTCAATATCTAATTGAAGACAAATAACAGAAATGCAGATGAATAGAATAATTCtatttaagatttttatttgttaatttagaaaaaaattgtaaagaaaatagatataattttttattattttaattttagttttataaaaataaatattttattgccTAAAACCTAATTGTAAAGGGATAATATAATACAATAGttatcataaaataaaacatgGCTTTATAAGGTTGCTttagtatttttcttttattaatattaataatttataacaaattaaaattcatgtgctaatattagtatttttaaaaattaaaaatacgaAATATTGaagtctttttaaaattttgaaattttaaattttaacttttaattttaattaataatagataaatgaataaataaataattttatatgctATATAAAATGCGTTTAATTTATAGATGCTTAATAatgttaaaattatgaaattttgggTTAAAATTCTAAAAGGATCAGAGAAATTAAAAGGCCAATGtggtaatttaaatatttattttgtttattttactaATATGTAAGTGAACAGATGaaagtataaataaaaagaatcgAGAATAAAAAATAAGCAAGATGATAAGAAAATATTAGTTTAGATGAAGGTCCATATGAAACCTCACGTAAACCAATCTCTCAAGAACATCTGGCATCTATGGAGACCGCATTCTTTGTGAGCGAGCAATGGATCCACTGCAATACGTTGCTGGACATATCATTTCTTATAACTTTATAACGACAAGTCCATGCTCTTATCACTATAAGCACGTCTAGTTATCACCTTGAACATATTGGCAAAGCCTAACATTTTGAAAGGATTACTTTTAAGTTTTGATTGGCTCAAATTCTCTATTTTTTAGGAAATAACATAATACTTAATTaataaagaagagaaagaaaaataggAAGAAAGTTAAAgacaaattttgtatttatccATAAACAAGAggaagtgtaaaaaattaaaaagaaaatttggtGTTAGATTTTGTGATAAGTAAAATTAGACTAAATTATacttaattttcaataattattttttattaaaatttttaattttaaatgacatccaaataattttaattcttcaattatattcataatatataaattgcaaTTATATTGGATTGGGTAAAAAAATTGAGaagctaattaataaaaaattaatttttattagatatatttatgatttgaagtaattggtaaaaaaataaatattattgtattattaaaatatttagaaaaaaacaTTTGAGAGGTGGAAGATTTATTGTTCATCCTGAATACCACacttgaaaaataaagaaaaagaaatatttcagtcctaaattaagtagaaaactttcaatattttattatcttaaatgataattataaaagaaaGTGGATTTTTATTTGTATCTCATTTAGattatgatttattattattatctttttattgGTATGATTAGATTTAGTTTTTTTCTTCAAATAGAATGATTACTTTATATTTCACTATTTCAACtctaatttgttttatttttttatttaaattaaaatttattttatttttctattctaaCTATGATTAGAAGATATTTAGTTACAAATATCCTTTATTTTATGTATCAGTTAAAGAAagttaaaatttgatatttttctcCATTCTAAGAATTTTCATGGATGaacatatatttttcttttatccttTACAAAGACTTTTTTTTTATGACTCTATATTTAATTACTTATTAAGGATATTTTTTTGTCGCGTCCCTTATCTAGATTTTATTGCTCTATTCTTATTTAACTTATTAAGAATTTCTTATAacattttctagttgaaattatcgtttgattttttattaaaattgtgtGATGGAGTTGTTGATTATAGGTTAATCCTAGATTTTGTATCAAAAGAACTATGTGAATTTAGACAgttatctaattttattaaaattatgtgATGACATTCTTAATTATAGGTTAATTTTAGGTTCCGTATCAAAAGAACTATGTGAATTTAGACCGTTATCCCACTGAGCACCAATGAGGAAACTAAGCCTAACCAAATAATGGCCACTAACTTTTAGACAAGGATGACAATTGATTCATGGTCCAACCTGACTCACTCCTCACCCAATCAATTTTCTTAAGAATTTTCTCAAGTCCCATTCTCTGCTTGATATTCTGTGGAGTGAGCACAGAAAAAAGATATATTCGCCTCCAACTCCAAAAATCCACTCCCATTACTATTTTGAATGAATTGTATAGAATGGTCAATGACTTTTGATCTGTGCATGGAGATTATGGTCAGCAAGGAACTCATTATTATGGAATTAGGTGCAAAATTTAGCAGCTTACCTTGTGGAAAacgtcatgcatcatatattgGATTAGGAAACTGATCAATGTGTTGGTGCTTTGCATGGAATTACCACTACTACTTTATATCAGGGCATAAACTTGTTTTATTCCTCCAATTCTGCTCGTGATTCTGAAACCATTCCTCTCCGAATTCGTGTGTCATCTTCAAGTTTGGACAATTTCAGTTAGTTTTGTCAAGTTGATGGGCTTTGTTTCAAGGTCAAGATTTTATTGGTTACGGTTTTGTTGTGGAAAACTCTGAGGGTATATTTCAACGTGGTATTTCTGGTTTCTCGGAAGGTAATAGTACGCTGGTAATTGTTGAACCTTTAGCTCTCCGTTACTATTTGCTCTTTGCGATAgaatttttgcattttaatgactgcattcttaTGAATTGTTTACAGATAGTTCAAACTCTTCAGTCTACACATTTAGACATTTCTGAattggatttgattttgaatgattgtaaatctttgttagactctaaaattgatatttctgttagatgggttcATCGTCATACTACTCTAACTACTCATATTTTGACTAAAAAATCTATTAGGCATGATCGTCTCTCTATTTGGGATGATATCCCTATttgtttaatgaaattttattaatacaaccatagttttgctttcaaaaaaaaaaaaaagttcttcCATATCATAGTATTAACAAGTATGTTTACTAACTTAAATTTCTAACATAAAAATTCCTTTCATAAAAATttgtatttcataataatagattgatgtttttaaaaaaaaaaaggataaactataatttagtccctctagtttagtgaaatataacatttcgtccctctattttaaaaaattattaatttagtgactgtgatttttaaaaactatgccattagtccctcccgttagatctTCAGTTAAGTCACTGTTGATCTTCAATTTATAAACTGATCAATAGAAAGTTAAATAGAAAATTCCTAGATTGCCCTTTAACTAGCGTTGATGGCGCTTGCGGGTTTGCCCACATTTTCCATACTTGATTCCTCATCTATGAGGGAGTCGCAGTTGCCCACTTCAAGGAGGCAGGGGGCTATTGAACGGCCTACTACTCAGAGCAATTTTTCAAATGTGGCGGGAGTTGGAGGATGAGCATTTATTGAATAGGGCATGAGGTAGAGTGAGGGAGAGAATGAGACAGCAAAGGAGTGTGGAGTAGTCCAGTACAAATATGTCAAGTACAAACATGTCAGAGAGCTGGGGTAGAGAGAATCCGAGAAGCTTGGTGGATGCAAGTGAGAGCGAGAATGAGTTTGTACCTTGGTCACATGAGCAACTGGGCACACAGAATGAGAATGGGGATACTAATGGGTCTAGTGGGGAGCAATCTCCTGATCTTGGTGAAATTGAGAGGGAGAGGGTGAGACAGATTGTTTGAGGATGGATGGAGAGTGGCATTAGTGATGGTACATCTAACGTGTCCCAATGGAATGACAGTCTTAAATGATAATTTAGAAAATTtctatttaactttttattgactaatttataaattgaaaattaatggtgacttaactgaaaatctaacagAAGGGactaatgatattttttttaaaaattacagcaATTAAAttggtaattttttaaaataaagtgatgaaaagttatatttcactaaactagagggattaaattacagtttacctaAAAAAATACACCGATGAAGAGAGCAAGTGAACTCTAAAAATATAGTAACAAActaactgttttttttttttattttttattttacaaaaaataactAGTTTTACAAAAATGCCTCCACCTTTTCAAATCAGTGAGGAAATGCACTTTTGGATTATTTTTAGTCTCCATCTCTCTACTAATTGGATATAGGGCTGGGTGAAGGGAAGCTTTATGGGAATAAGGAGAAAAAGGCTAAGAATAGTAGTTAAAGGCTTTACTCAAACATACGTGAGATTTCTAGGAAGCCTTTGTTCGGGAAGCCAAGATGAATTCTATTTGTCTCCTGCTCTCTACTGCTGCAAATTGAGATTGGTTTTTGttccaattaaataataaaatgccTTCTTGAACggaacttaaaagaaaaagtttatgtGAACATCGACCCGGCAATAGGAGAAAAAGGTTTGCAGACTTTGAAAGACATCTATTATTATATATACCAATGTATCTCCATTTTCTTCCCAATGAATAGGGCCAAGAAGGCTAGAGGTGATCAGCAGAACCATTCTTAAACCTCTTTACCATGCACCTCTATATTAATCAGTGTAAGTTATTTGATATattcaatattattattattcagtgtatttaatattattattttaatttatataataagtaaacttgtgatttattttaatttattgactaatttgataaaaaattatatttcatatatatcaataatattaaataaaataaaatactatatatattttatataataactttttaataatttaaatttttattaaattataatatatgtataaaaataataatgaaaagtaaataatgagattaataaaaaaagatatcattaaataaaaatatatattttaaaaattattttattagtcaaataaaaatttaaaaattatattataatttgttactaaaattttcaaattcaatttagtCATTTTAGTCATAAtcatgataaattaaaaaaattaattttattatttaaaatttaaaattttgaatataaatatgaattaatggaaatatttaaaattttttatttaataagttttaaaaaaataattctatattataaattataaattttttgataaaaattaattaagataaataattaaaataaaaataaatataaaaaaaattttattatataaaattttaagattaaaatataaatatgaaaaatataaaggtttgaatttttttccttttagcaAAAAGGCGTCGCCGCACCTCGGATAACAAAAATTCTCATTCCTTTGCTTTTGATATTATGAAAAAAACCACCATCTGAGtcttttcctcttcctcttcagCTCTTTGATTTACATCTGCCAGTAGCTTTGTCCATCACCCTAAAACTGCCCCAGTGAAAAAGTTGGCCTTGTACTTGCAATTGTATAAAAGACAAAGACATATCTCTTTCATCTCTACACATGAGCAAATTGGGTTAAAATCCTCAGTCTCTCTTCCAACCTACGAAACACTGCATATGATCTAAAGCCTTCCACAAGAAATGCCCATCACGGCAACACCCACTTCCTTTTTTTGCTTTCCCATTGGTCCAACAGTTATTCACTATACTGTTGCTGAACACCGTTCCATTAATTAGCATGAAGAAAATCCCTCTAAGCCTCCTCCAAAAAAGATTGCACATCCCTCTTGCTACCCCCTTTTAATCtctacttaaaattaaaaaatcagccAGAACAAAGGGAAGAAAAGATAACTCCAATTCAAAACACCACTCAGCGTGAACAGGGAAACATATATATTCTCAATAATTTCCCATTTCTCATATTGCAAATTCTTTCCATGTTGAGTCGATAGTCAGGGGAGACCAAATAACAGCAATTCAAATCAATGATGCCAAGAAGAAAATCAAAATTGTTCTCAATCACATCCCAAATCCAAATTGCAAgctttttctatatatattgACATAAACCCATTTATTGATCATCAAAAAGTTATATGCATCAACAAACAAGAAGATGTTTTGaagaaaaatcataaatttccttcttttgtttgttttattttctcaaaaataaGATAATGTTTACTGGCCAATGATCAATACAAGTATAAATCTaatgaaatacaacaaataaGAACCACTTCGTCAAAATTCAGTGGTATACCTTTCCTGTATCTCACTCACACCAAAATCTGATCTCCCGATTTACTGCTCACCTCCAAAGCGCAATCTATGCAGGCCCAATCTCTCCTAATTTGTCAGCTCCATCGACGGCGACACCCACGCGTTTCACGGAATTGAACAACGGCAAGACTCTCTTCCTGTAGTGAATCGGGCGAGAAAGCTCCTCCTCGATGTCGATATTGATGCTGGTGATGCCAATCTCCTTAAGGCGGAACCCTAACTTCTCGCCGACACGGGATGCCATTTTGGCGTCCCAGAAGTGGTGAGATCGAGGGAAGCGGTTGAGCCTGGTGCGGTACTGAGCGAGGAATTCTTGTTCCGTGGAGGAGGCCATGGCTATGATGGTGGACGTCGTGGGATTCGTGACCTGCGCCGTGAGTTTGCGGCACGAGAGGACCAGGCGTAGCATGTGTTGATGATTCGCGGACATTTTTCCtcgcacagagagagagagagatgtcaGCTACTTCGGGAGAGTAACATTATTTGGAGAATTGAGGTACACGTGGGTTTTTGAAACGACACCgtttttcaatataaaaaaatgaattttcttttttgtta
Encoded proteins:
- the LOC110627071 gene encoding uncharacterized protein LOC110627071 — its product is MSANHQHMLRLVLSCRKLTAQVTNPTTSTIIAMASSTEQEFLAQYRTRLNRFPRSHHFWDAKMASRVGEKLGFRLKEIGITSINIDIEEELSRPIHYRKRVLPLFNSVKRVGVAVDGADKLGEIGPA